The Lycium ferocissimum isolate CSIRO_LF1 chromosome 8, AGI_CSIRO_Lferr_CH_V1, whole genome shotgun sequence DNA segment AAGGAGACATCTGAGGCAGTAAACCAAACTGAACACACAGGATCAGAAACAGATACTAATCTGCTAACAGACATGGAAAAACCACAAATTGCTGGGAAGAGAAATGGGAAAGGTAGAACCTATAATATCAAGTCAGCTGCCAATACCAGTCTCAAAAAATCTCGACGTCAGAATAAAAGTAGTGACATCAAAGCTTTGAATTCCGGCCAACATGAATATAGTGAACATCCGCCTCCCTTCTCCTCAAGTAAAGGGTCTTGCAATATTTCAGAAGCATTGAAAGAGTCAGAGACCTTGCAAACAataattgagagagaaaaagttCTGGTTCCAGTTGTAGAATCTTTTGACAAAGATGATCATCTGAAAGTAGATAGTCTTACTTCTCAAGGAGGGAGGAAGCATTTAAATCCCGAGACTGAAGTACCATTAGAAGAACTTACAGAAATACTAAAAGATGGAAAGCTGGTTAGTGTGTTTACTCTGCCCTTCTCCCTTTCCTTCACATCAATTACTCTAATACACTGTTCTCATTTATTTTGCATCATCTTTTTCCTGTTTTTTATACTTGTCCTTTTGTActgctttttcttttattattttatatttttatgagaTCCCACGTAAACGACAAAACCAAAAGGGATAACAATCatatattattttcctttttcagcAAGTTGTTTGGTTACTGAAATTGCTGGATAGGTACATGTTCTTAACTTCTCGCAGTTTGATAGGTCAAAAGTTCTGGATGAGCCGGTAATTCAGAACCAAATGGCGGAAGAGAAGGACGGAGAATCACCAGTTGAGAATGAAACACAGAGAATTAACTTTGCCAATCTTTGGGCACCTGATACTTTGGATCACCCACCAGGTACTATGAACTTACCTATGTTGTTCCTTAGTGCTGCATCTTGCACTACCTCCTACCTGACTTTCCTGATTAAAGTATTAAATGCTTGTCTTTTCCTCTCTGTAGATGATTCATTTAGTCTCACCGCAGAGATTGTGAAGGATGGTGTAGCTGCTGTTACTACCACTGTTCCTGACTCTCTAATAGTTGATTCACATCCCGAAAGTGAAATGAATACATCTCGTTTGGAAGAGCACTCACAGAGATGTGAGTCAGATTCTGCTGGGAATGAAATAGCCAACTCAATGATGACATTTCTGCTTCCTCGAGCACTCCCTCTGCTTAGGACATACACtagaaagaagaagaatgacATAAAGTCATCAGAAATATCTATCCGCAATTCTCAGGATGAAAATAAGAAGATTGATGGTAAACTGTAGCCTGTAACTTTCTAATTTCAGCTGATTATTGCTCCTCTTATAGAGTAATTTTTTAGTTGCAATCTAAATCATTGCTTTTCTGAAGATCTATCATGAAGTCTTCTAATTATAGCTTATTTTAGTTCCCTCTTTTGCTCTTTTGCAGTCAGTGAGCTTGATGAGAATTTACTGCTCGGACAGAAGAAGGAAAATATCAATTTTCCAGTTCGAGGTTGCATTCCAGCATCTACAGCTTGTTCCCTTGCAGAAGCTGTTGTTCCTGATAGTTTTGATAATGCAGAAGGTGGATATACTCCAAGTCAGGGGTTAGCTCAGATTTTACAAGTAGCTGAAGCAGCTAAAGAAGATCAAAGTGTTCGAGGTTTACAAACCTGCAGACCTGAAATCGAGGGACCATCAAAGAATGATAATTTAGAAGCAAGGCAATCAGTTTGCAATAGTGAAACAGGTGACTTATCTCCTTATGATTCTTTCATTGAAGGACCTGAGTAGCTGCTGTTTTGTCCAATTTTGCTCCAGGTAGCATGTGCAGAGCACATAACTTAGAAGAATGTCACATGCCACAAGGCTATTCAATTTGTATCACTGGCAATCTTAAAATTTCTGTATTTCAAGCCTTTTGCTTCCCAGAGTCAATGCTGAATTCTTTTCCAGTCTGTTAGTGAAATATTCTCTTTTGAATTCTAAGGTTGCCAGAGTCGGCTTATTCAAGGCTTTCACTTTCCCTCTCTTGATTGAAGTATATTCATGTCCTTTGTCAGTTTGTCTCCCTCTACCTGAGATGTTACAAAATGAGCTTCCCCTCCTGTCACTAATTTTGAAAGGTAGTATAATATGCTCTTCCCCTGTGCTTTTCCTAGACTGGTCTTTTTAATTGACAAAAGGTGAATAGACTGATTGATATAGCCCAGTCATATTTCCTatttcctctttatttctaattattcTTTATGTAGCTAGTCTGAAATTCAAACCTTTCTATATAGTGAAGAGCAATGAGCTCTCAGTCTCTTGAGCTGAACTGCGGTCTGTAGACTAATTGATTGAAATAAATTGTTGCACAGGaacagaaagagaaaaagactTCTTACCAAGCACACAGAAATTCGTTCAAGCATCAAGAAAGGAAATTAGTGGAACCCAAAAGACTGGTGCAATTGCTAGTGGGGGCTTAACTAACATTCCACCTTCTGCTGAATCAATGGTGCAACATGTTTCATTATCCGAAAGTATCATCTGCAGAGATTTCAGAGATGATTCTGTTCCAGAGAGAAGTGCCGACATAAATGCAATGCACACCTCACATTTCTTGCAAGGGAGTTCTTCTAAGCAGCGCCAAATTGAACAATCTATATCTGCTGATGAATCCCGCATTGATGGACGCCCCGTTAACTTCAGTACAAAAGAAAGTTTCATTAGTACCAGTGGTACACCTTCTAACCTGGCCACCAGATCACAAGATCAAGAAATGGATCAGATGTTAAACCATAATCAAACTTCAAAGCTTCTTGATTCAACGGCAACTAATTCTGAAGGCAACTTGACTGAAAGGTTGTCCAGAGACCAACAATTTGTCAGGTTTACTGGTCCTCTGTTACATAAGCAAAACGAGAAGATAAATTTTCTTGCTGACACCACTGAGAAAAAGGAGAACAATGAGAATTTAAACATGGAAGCGCAGAAAGATTTAAAGACTGAGAGTGAAAGTGGTGTTCTCAAGGTTATTGCAGGCTATGCCCATCCCATGCCAATTTCATCAGTGCTCTTAAGTACACAAGAAAATTATCTTTATATTTGTGTTTTATGTGGTCAACCATTGCATGAGGATAGAACTATTTTCGTGTACAAGGCCCCAATGGATGGAGAAGAAAGGGGGTGCCCTTCATTTATTGGTCACGTTTCCATACGTTTTCGATTGTCAGATGGTGCCTTTGGTGGAGATGTGAGATGTTTTATCTTCTTCAATAGTATTGCTGTTGTCCTATGGCTTGGTCTGTAGTACCTCATAATCTATAATTGTTTTATGCAGAATGAACTGGACAGTGCTGCTGTGCAGTTGACACCCACTGGGCAGTCGCTTGTGTTGTTCAACAGTGTAAGAGCCCCAAGCTGCAGGTTGCATTTTCACTTGAGACAAAATTGTTTGGTCTTCATTTTTTAGCAGCATAGATGAATGCTATTGTGCTGATCTGCCATGTTTGTTCTCAGGGAGGGTGATATGAAGTGCCAGTGCTCATTATGCGCTTTGAATCTTTTCGAGGAAAATGCAGTCAAAATTGTGCAAATTAGAAATGGTTATGTCTCTCTCATTACTAAACTGAAAACAATGCTAAGGGTCTGTTGTATATTGGTCTGTCCACCTGATCACCTTGTTGCTGTGGAAGAAAGTGGAAAGCTGTACATATGGGTCATGAATTCAAAATGGAGGTGACTTTGATGGGTTACTTTTAAATTTATCTTTCTTGTATTTGCATTAAATCCAATCCTTTTATCAGTTATTGGGCCATTTTGCAATACTAGTCAACTTGATGGTAATTACGTGCTTTATCAGTCATTTATTGTACTCTACTACTTATATAAAAGTTTCTTCACTCTAGTGATCTGGTGTCCAACTTAGAATATGTGATGCTTCTtgatgtgatttatgttttgtttcttttgttatGTAGTTTGATTTGCTTTCTGAATTTTCAGTGCGGAGACAGAAGAATGTTGTTTGCTGCCTGATTGCCCACCCTTTTCTTCAACGAAATTGAAAAGAATACCAAATTTTGCTAGCTTGGTTCTTGGGTACAATGGATTCGGAGAATTTAGCCTATGGTAATATATCTCTTGTAATCTTGAATGATGCTGTACTTGTAACGTGCACATTGTGTTTTACTGTTGATCAATTTCCTTATTTTGTTACTTTTCATAGTTTACTTCTTTCTTCACCAAGTCAGCTCATTCTGTCAAAAATAAACAGATTAATGTTTATACCTCCAGCTTCTACTCAATTGTACGTGCAAATAGCTTCAAGAGTCTTAAATGATATGTATTTTAATGTATGAATGTCACATTTCTAGTCATTTTTATACACACATACACCCCCACAAAAGCAAGTGCATGTACAGATGTAAATATATGTTGAAGACATCTGCCATTATGAAAAGAAAACTGAAAAAGAGAATCAATTAGACGCAGTATGTCAGAATATCAGAACTGGCTGCAATGTTATTGTTTTAGTGAATATGCATACGACGCATAATTTTGCTTTAACACTTCTTACTTTAAACTAATAGCACATTGTTTCATAGCAGCTAATTTACTGCAAATTTTACAATACCTTATTAGTTTGGATAGattaaggtctaaatgttttcTTCTTACTTTTGTTTCACTATTTTTCTTTGTCGCGAAGGATGAGATATACATACACCTTTTTGCTTTTCTTCCATTCTAGAAGATGAACAAATATCAAAAGCAAATGCAG contains these protein-coding regions:
- the LOC132067816 gene encoding uncharacterized protein LOC132067816 isoform X2, whose translation is MAKFSDEKSDGLEILSIGKLYTGPWDKKYWSSSRGKDRYPYPIGYSALRTQNGVAYKLEIHEGLNGPLFTISSTDGQSCSGKTPEIACDSFQKKGCQIKLLHGKRYSSKIDGVEFFGFKNTFVQRLLRELVANISGTPEQNFLSSISLRNETSEAVNQTDNAGSKTDPNQLTDMEKPQIAGKRNRNGRTNNIKSAASTSLKKPRLQNKSSDIKGLKSGQQEYGEHPPPFSASKGPCNSSEALQESETLQTINEREKVLVPVVEFFDKDDHLKVNSLTSQGGRKHLNPETEIPLEELVANISGAPEQNLSSIFLSNETSEAVNQTEHTGSKTDPNLLTHMEKPQSAGKRNRKGRSRTNNIKSAANTNLKKPQRQNKSSDIEALNSGQQEYGEHSPPFSSSKGSGNSLEALQESETLQTINEREKVRVPVVESFDKDDHLKVDSLSSRGGRKHLNPETEITSEELVANISGTPEQKFLSSISLRKETSEAVNQTEHTGSETDTNLLTDMEKPQIAGKRNGKGRTYNIKSAANTSLKKSRRQNKSSDIKALNSGQHEYSEHPPPFSSSKGSCNISEALKESETLQTIIEREKVLVPVVESFDKDDHLKVDSLTSQGGRKHLNPETEVPLEELTEILKDGKLFDRSKVLDEPVIQNQMAEEKDGESPVENETQRINFANLWAPDTLDHPPDDSFSLTAEIVKDGVAAVTTTVPDSLIVDSHPESEMNTSRLEEHSQRCESDSAGNEIANSMMTFLLPRALPLLRTYTRKKKNDIKSSEISIRNSQDENKKIDVSELDENLLLGQKKENINFPVRGCIPASTACSLAEAVVPDSFDNAEGGYTPSQGLAQILQVAEAAKEDQSVRGLQTCRPEIEGPSKNDNLEARQSVCNSETEREKDFLPSTQKFVQASRKEISGTQKTGAIASGGLTNIPPSAESMVQHVSLSESIICRDFRDDSVPERSADINAMHTSHFLQGSSSKQRQIEQSISADESRIDGRPVNFSTKESFISTSGTPSNLATRSQDQEMDQMLNHNQTSKLLDSTATNSEGNLTERLSRDQQFVRFTGPLLHKQNEKINFLADTTEKKENNENLNMEAQKDLKTESESGVLKVIAGYAHPMPISSVLLSTQENYLYICVLCGQPLHEDRTIFVYKAPMDGEERGCPSFIGHVSIRFRLSDGAFGGDNELDSAAVQLTPTGQSLVLFNSVRAPSCREGDMKCQCSLCALNLFEENAVKIVQIRNGYVSLITKLKTMLRVCCILVCPPDHLVAVEESGKLYIWVMNSKWSAETEECCLLPDCPPFSSTKLKRIPNFASLVLGYNGFGEFSLWDIKKRMLVSKFSATCTSVFQCLPVNLFRWQRKFTVPAGITEEIINEITDVTKMSLLEISDNQSFCSLEDKDVAIWLLISTAPDPNSPAYQSSEQQCDPVHWWRLALLVNNTMIMGNSLDPRATAIGFSAGYGIIGRSDGLVYMWELTTGRKLQNLHHFKDAAVSSIVSEDSSHRAVAIASDGGQLLVYLRS
- the LOC132067816 gene encoding uncharacterized protein LOC132067816 isoform X1, producing the protein MAKFSDEKSDGLEILSIGKLYTGPWDKKYWSSSRGKDRYPYPIGYSALRTQNGVAYKLEIHEGLNGPLFTISSTDGQSCSGKTPEIACDSFQKKGCQIKLLHGKRYSSKIDGVEFFGFKNTFVQRLLRELVANISGTPEQNFLSSISLRNETSEAVNQTDNAGSKTDPNQLTDMEKPQIAGKRNRNGRTNNIKSAASTSLKKPRLQNKSSDIKGLKSGQQEYGEHPPPFSASKGPCNSSEALQESETLQTINEREKVLVPVVEFFDKDDHLKVNSLTSQGGRKHLNPETEIPLEELVANISGAPEQNLSSIFLSNETSEAVNQTEHTGSKTDPNLLTHMEKPQSAGKRNRKGRSRTNNIKSAANTNLKKPQRQNKSSDIEALNSGQQEYGEHSPPFSSSKGSGNSLEALQESETLQTINEREKVRVPVVESFDKDDHLKVDSLSSRGGRKHLNPETEITSEELVANISGTPEQKFLSSISLRKETSEAVNQTEHTGSETDTNLLTDMEKPQIAGKRNGKGRTYNIKSAANTSLKKSRRQNKSSDIKALNSGQHEYSEHPPPFSSSKGSCNISEALKESETLQTIIEREKVLVPVVESFDKDDHLKVDSLTSQGGRKHLNPETEVPLEELTEILKDGKLFDRSKVLDEPVIQNQMAEEKDGESPVENETQRINFANLWAPDTLDHPPDDSFSLTAEIVKDGVAAVTTTVPDSLIVDSHPESEMNTSRLEEHSQRCESDSAGNEIANSMMTFLLPRALPLLRTYTRKKKNDIKSSEISIRNSQDENKKIDVSELDENLLLGQKKENINFPVRGCIPASTACSLAEAVVPDSFDNAEGGYTPSQGLAQILQVAEAAKEDQSVRGLQTCRPEIEGPSKNDNLEARQSVCNSETGTEREKDFLPSTQKFVQASRKEISGTQKTGAIASGGLTNIPPSAESMVQHVSLSESIICRDFRDDSVPERSADINAMHTSHFLQGSSSKQRQIEQSISADESRIDGRPVNFSTKESFISTSGTPSNLATRSQDQEMDQMLNHNQTSKLLDSTATNSEGNLTERLSRDQQFVRFTGPLLHKQNEKINFLADTTEKKENNENLNMEAQKDLKTESESGVLKVIAGYAHPMPISSVLLSTQENYLYICVLCGQPLHEDRTIFVYKAPMDGEERGCPSFIGHVSIRFRLSDGAFGGDNELDSAAVQLTPTGQSLVLFNSVRAPSCREGDMKCQCSLCALNLFEENAVKIVQIRNGYVSLITKLKTMLRVCCILVCPPDHLVAVEESGKLYIWVMNSKWSAETEECCLLPDCPPFSSTKLKRIPNFASLVLGYNGFGEFSLWDIKKRMLVSKFSATCTSVFQCLPVNLFRWQRKFTVPAGITEEIINEITDVTKMSLLEISDNQSFCSLEDKDVAIWLLISTAPDPNSPAYQSSEQQCDPVHWWRLALLVNNTMIMGNSLDPRATAIGFSAGYGIIGRSDGLVYMWELTTGRKLQNLHHFKDAAVSSIVSEDSSHRAVAIASDGGQLLVYLRS
- the LOC132067816 gene encoding uncharacterized protein LOC132067816 isoform X3, with protein sequence MLRIPVNFELLPGKDRYPYPIGYSALRTQNGVAYKLEIHEGLNGPLFTISSTDGQSCSGKTPEIACDSFQKKGCQIKLLHGKRYSSKIDGVEFFGFKNTFVQRLLRELVANISGTPEQNFLSSISLRNETSEAVNQTDNAGSKTDPNQLTDMEKPQIAGKRNRNGRTNNIKSAASTSLKKPRLQNKSSDIKGLKSGQQEYGEHPPPFSASKGPCNSSEALQESETLQTINEREKVLVPVVEFFDKDDHLKVNSLTSQGGRKHLNPETEIPLEELVANISGAPEQNLSSIFLSNETSEAVNQTEHTGSKTDPNLLTHMEKPQSAGKRNRKGRSRTNNIKSAANTNLKKPQRQNKSSDIEALNSGQQEYGEHSPPFSSSKGSGNSLEALQESETLQTINEREKVRVPVVESFDKDDHLKVDSLSSRGGRKHLNPETEITSEELVANISGTPEQKFLSSISLRKETSEAVNQTEHTGSETDTNLLTDMEKPQIAGKRNGKGRTYNIKSAANTSLKKSRRQNKSSDIKALNSGQHEYSEHPPPFSSSKGSCNISEALKESETLQTIIEREKVLVPVVESFDKDDHLKVDSLTSQGGRKHLNPETEVPLEELTEILKDGKLFDRSKVLDEPVIQNQMAEEKDGESPVENETQRINFANLWAPDTLDHPPDDSFSLTAEIVKDGVAAVTTTVPDSLIVDSHPESEMNTSRLEEHSQRCESDSAGNEIANSMMTFLLPRALPLLRTYTRKKKNDIKSSEISIRNSQDENKKIDVSELDENLLLGQKKENINFPVRGCIPASTACSLAEAVVPDSFDNAEGGYTPSQGLAQILQVAEAAKEDQSVRGLQTCRPEIEGPSKNDNLEARQSVCNSETGTEREKDFLPSTQKFVQASRKEISGTQKTGAIASGGLTNIPPSAESMVQHVSLSESIICRDFRDDSVPERSADINAMHTSHFLQGSSSKQRQIEQSISADESRIDGRPVNFSTKESFISTSGTPSNLATRSQDQEMDQMLNHNQTSKLLDSTATNSEGNLTERLSRDQQFVRFTGPLLHKQNEKINFLADTTEKKENNENLNMEAQKDLKTESESGVLKVIAGYAHPMPISSVLLSTQENYLYICVLCGQPLHEDRTIFVYKAPMDGEERGCPSFIGHVSIRFRLSDGAFGGDNELDSAAVQLTPTGQSLVLFNSVRAPSCREGDMKCQCSLCALNLFEENAVKIVQIRNGYVSLITKLKTMLRVCCILVCPPDHLVAVEESGKLYIWVMNSKWSAETEECCLLPDCPPFSSTKLKRIPNFASLVLGYNGFGEFSLWDIKKRMLVSKFSATCTSVFQCLPVNLFRWQRKFTVPAGITEEIINEITDVTKMSLLEISDNQSFCSLEDKDVAIWLLISTAPDPNSPAYQSSEQQCDPVHWWRLALLVNNTMIMGNSLDPRATAIGFSAGYGIIGRSDGLVYMWELTTGRKLQNLHHFKDAAVSSIVSEDSSHRAVAIASDGGQLLVYLRS